One Methanoculleus sp. 7T genomic window carries:
- a CDS encoding cofactor-independent phosphoglycerate mutase, protein MKYVIILGDGMADEPLAELGGKTPLEYADIPNMDKIARDGRCGMLRTVPDGFEPGSDVANLSILGYDPHTAYTGRGPLEAASMGVTLRDGEVAYRCNLVAVRDGVMEDFNAGHISSAEGVELLKDLDAALGDVRVYPGVGYRNLMVVPRALGAETTAPHDIVGRSVGDYLPRGGDAEVLLDCIERSREVFADHPVNRRRLQEGKTPATEVWPWSGGKKPSLAPFREKYGLAGGVISAVDLLNGIAHLAGMEVIRVPGATGFLDTDYEAKARYAVDALDRLDFVYMHVEAPDEAGHMGSIEEKVRAIERLDEAIGLVLDRPETTVAVLPDHPTPIRCKTHTADPIPFAILGKGRDSVQAFSEREAAKGSFGLVQAPDFLSLFFSK, encoded by the coding sequence ATGAAGTACGTCATCATTCTCGGAGACGGCATGGCGGACGAGCCGCTTGCCGAACTGGGGGGCAAGACGCCCCTTGAGTATGCGGATATACCGAACATGGACAAGATTGCACGGGATGGCCGGTGCGGGATGCTCCGAACCGTGCCGGACGGGTTTGAGCCGGGGAGCGATGTCGCAAACCTCTCCATCCTGGGCTACGACCCCCACACCGCCTATACCGGCAGGGGGCCGCTGGAGGCGGCCAGCATGGGAGTCACTCTCCGGGACGGGGAGGTCGCCTACCGGTGCAACCTCGTCGCGGTTCGGGACGGAGTGATGGAGGACTTCAACGCCGGGCACATCTCCAGCGCCGAGGGCGTCGAACTCCTCAAAGACCTGGATGCCGCGCTCGGGGATGTCAGGGTCTACCCGGGGGTCGGTTATCGGAACCTTATGGTCGTTCCCCGGGCGCTCGGTGCCGAGACCACAGCTCCCCACGACATCGTCGGCCGGTCCGTCGGAGACTACCTCCCGCGCGGCGGGGATGCCGAGGTCCTCCTCGACTGCATAGAGCGGTCCCGAGAGGTCTTTGCCGACCACCCGGTCAACCGGCGACGCCTGCAGGAGGGAAAGACCCCGGCAACCGAGGTCTGGCCGTGGAGCGGCGGTAAGAAGCCGTCGCTTGCACCCTTCCGCGAGAAGTACGGCCTTGCCGGCGGGGTGATCTCCGCAGTCGACCTCTTAAACGGCATCGCCCACCTCGCCGGGATGGAGGTTATCCGTGTCCCGGGCGCCACCGGGTTCCTGGACACCGACTATGAGGCGAAGGCCCGGTACGCGGTCGACGCCCTCGACCGTCTCGACTTCGTCTACATGCACGTCGAGGCTCCCGACGAGGCCGGGCACATGGGGAGCATAGAGGAGAAGGTACGGGCGATCGAGCGGCTCGACGAGGCTATCGGGCTCGTCCTCGACCGGCCGGAGACGACCGTCGCGGTCCTCCCCGACCACCCGACCCCGATACGGTGTAAGACCCATACAGCGGACCCGATACCGTTTGCGATACTCGGGAAGGGAAGAGACAGCGTCCAGGCGTTCTCCGAACGCGAGGCGGCGAAGGGGTCGTTCGGGCTCGTGCAGGCCCCGGATTTCCTCTCTTTGTTCTTCTCAAAGTAA
- a CDS encoding beta-ribofuranosylaminobenzene 5'-phosphate synthase — translation MEPLTAEKISEKIREIEQRVGRLSPMQKILIGTDGSVTNLLEMATGHPVGITTLVQEVVAADPTTAAALEIEPGDEVNYRVVELRDSVTGEALIYAVSRTPLRRLAPEFRQDLMRADIPIGRILCRHRIESRREITDARIVQAGTDLARTFNIHRCESMLSRKYRIIHREEPLIAIEEVFPCTAFADDIRVLVDAPSRIHITLLDMNGRSGRVDGGVGVALDEPGCVLDARKSENIGVHGGDEVARRRVAEAARAVMEGLCLPGGAEFTLHTTAQRHAGLGSGTQVALAAAAALCRLYDRDVPVYDLVRVVGRGGTSGIGTAAFEQGGFIVDGGHRFGPSGDKQDFRPSAASRGIAPPPVLARHRFPEDWHILLVTPDIGAGAHGGREVDIFRTHCPVPLEEVRELCHEVLMRMIPGLIEHDLDLFGSAINRTQALGFKRVEVAMQHPVVPSLLEATVQAGAAGAGLSSFGPTVYAVGDSGMEDVARAAKEVLGDLGGSVILTKARNCGASMREE, via the coding sequence ATGGAACCACTGACGGCAGAGAAGATCAGCGAGAAGATCCGGGAGATCGAGCAACGCGTCGGACGGCTCTCTCCGATGCAGAAGATCCTCATCGGGACCGACGGATCGGTAACGAACCTCCTTGAGATGGCGACCGGGCACCCAGTCGGCATCACCACCCTGGTGCAGGAGGTCGTCGCCGCCGACCCCACGACGGCGGCCGCACTTGAGATCGAACCGGGGGACGAGGTCAACTACCGTGTTGTGGAGTTAAGGGACAGCGTAACGGGTGAGGCGCTCATCTACGCGGTCTCCCGCACCCCGCTCAGGAGGCTTGCCCCCGAGTTCAGGCAGGACCTCATGCGGGCCGACATCCCCATCGGCAGGATCCTCTGCCGCCACCGGATAGAATCGCGCCGGGAGATCACCGACGCCCGCATCGTTCAGGCCGGGACGGACCTCGCCCGGACGTTCAACATCCACCGGTGCGAATCGATGCTCTCCCGGAAATACCGGATCATCCACCGCGAGGAGCCGCTGATCGCCATCGAGGAGGTCTTCCCCTGCACGGCGTTTGCGGACGATATCAGGGTGCTGGTCGACGCCCCGTCCCGGATCCATATCACCCTGCTCGATATGAACGGCAGATCGGGCAGGGTGGACGGCGGGGTCGGGGTCGCCCTCGACGAGCCCGGGTGCGTGCTGGACGCGCGGAAGAGCGAGAACATCGGCGTGCACGGCGGCGATGAGGTGGCCCGCCGCCGGGTTGCCGAGGCCGCCCGGGCGGTGATGGAGGGACTTTGCCTGCCGGGCGGTGCGGAGTTCACCCTGCATACAACTGCCCAGCGGCACGCCGGACTCGGGAGCGGGACGCAGGTTGCGCTTGCCGCGGCCGCAGCCCTCTGCCGGCTCTACGACCGGGATGTTCCGGTATACGACCTTGTGAGGGTCGTCGGCCGCGGCGGGACGTCCGGCATCGGTACGGCGGCGTTCGAGCAGGGCGGGTTCATTGTGGACGGCGGGCACCGGTTCGGCCCCTCGGGGGATAAGCAGGACTTCCGCCCCTCGGCGGCATCGCGGGGCATTGCGCCGCCGCCGGTTCTCGCACGGCACCGGTTCCCGGAGGACTGGCACATCCTGCTCGTTACGCCGGATATCGGAGCAGGGGCGCACGGCGGACGGGAGGTCGACATCTTCCGCACGCACTGCCCGGTGCCGCTCGAGGAGGTGCGGGAGCTCTGCCATGAGGTGCTCATGCGGATGATCCCGGGCTTGATCGAGCACGACCTCGACCTCTTCGGCTCGGCAATCAATAGGACACAAGCCCTCGGGTTCAAGAGGGTCGAGGTGGCCATGCAACACCCCGTCGTTCCCTCGCTCCTCGAGGCGACGGTGCAGGCCGGCGCCGCCGGGGCGGGCTTAAGTTCGTTCGGGCCGACGGTCTACGCTGTCGGGGATTCAGGTATGGAGGATGTGGCCCGGGCGGCGAAGGAGGTGCTCGGCGACCTCGGAGGGTCGGTGATTCTGACGAAAGCGAGAAACTGCGGGGCAAGCATGCGAGAAGAGTAA